One window of Nymphaea colorata isolate Beijing-Zhang1983 chromosome 1, ASM883128v2, whole genome shotgun sequence genomic DNA carries:
- the LOC116245900 gene encoding uncharacterized protein LOC116245900 codes for MAVAFVKVLSILVVALLVVPGGLNSGQVKAESCRKEKEELISLCGKYCLKRNPLPGPPSATCCSKIKASDIACVCRSLTPAEVKKFNMTLGGRILRECGYAVHAGFKCGGYIVPEA; via the exons atggcagtGGCTTTTGTCAAAGTACTGAGCATCCTGGTGGTTGCCTTGTTGGTGGTACCTGGCGGGCTGAACTCCGGCCAGGTGAAGGCAGAGTCCTGCCGTAAGGAGAAAGAAGAGTTGATATCTCTCTGCGGCAAGTACTGCCTGAAGCGCAACCCACTTCCAGGGCCGCCGTCTGCAACTTGCTGCAGCAAGATCAAGGCTTCTGACATTGCTTGTGTCTGCCGATCTCTCACACCTGCGGAGGTGAAGAAGTTCAATATGACATTGGGTGGCAGAATTCTCCGGGAGTGTGGCTATGCCGTTCACGCCGGCTTCAAATGCGGCG GTTACATCGTGCCTGAAGCTTGA